The Solirubrobacterales bacterium genome has a segment encoding these proteins:
- a CDS encoding nitroreductase/quinone reductase family protein, with protein sequence MAVDPSLASESYCYLTTTGRVSGKPREIEIWFGLDGDTLYMLSGGGERSDWVKNLTREPQVTVRIGDQSFEGSARIVVDQDEDARARRLLLEKYTAGYSGDLSNWGKTALPVAVDLR encoded by the coding sequence ATGGCCGTCGACCCCTCGCTGGCGAGCGAGAGCTACTGCTACCTGACCACCACGGGAAGGGTGAGCGGCAAGCCGCGGGAGATCGAGATCTGGTTCGGGCTCGACGGCGACACCCTCTACATGCTCTCCGGCGGCGGCGAGCGCTCCGACTGGGTCAAGAATCTGACCCGCGAGCCCCAGGTGACGGTGCGGATCGGGGACCAGAGCTTCGAGGGGAGCGCCCGGATCGTCGTCGACCAGGACGAGGATGCCCGTGCCCGCCGCCTGCTGCTGGAGAAGTACACAGCCGGCTACAGCGGCGACCTCTCGAACTGGGGGAAGACGGCGCTGCCCGTCGCGGTGGACCTCCGCTGA
- a CDS encoding PRC-barrel domain-containing protein, whose protein sequence is MEDLGAPASYLTLAEGMPVYSSDGEELGKIEHVLADPDLDVFDGIVLDTSVLPGGQRFADATQVAECYERGVVLTVETAAAERLPEPSKNPAQMEVGPDDVVPDQLHDKLRRAWDRISGKT, encoded by the coding sequence ATGGAGGACCTGGGCGCGCCGGCCTCGTATCTGACCCTCGCGGAGGGGATGCCCGTCTACTCGAGCGACGGGGAGGAGCTGGGAAAGATCGAGCACGTGCTCGCCGATCCCGACCTGGATGTCTTCGACGGGATCGTCCTCGACACGAGCGTGCTGCCGGGCGGGCAACGGTTCGCCGACGCCACCCAGGTGGCCGAGTGCTACGAGCGCGGTGTCGTCCTGACGGTCGAGACGGCCGCCGCCGAGCGCCTGCCCGAGCCCAGCAAAAATCCCGCGCAGATGGAGGTCGGCCCGGACGACGTCGTCCCCGACCAGCTTCACGACAAGCTGCGCCGCGCCTGGGACCGGATCTCCGGCAAGACCTAA
- a CDS encoding aldo/keto reductase, with protein sequence MLTAHTVTLGDREIKRIGLGTNRLTDTEANRSFLKEAVDAGLGFIDTAHIYTDGESEQTIGAALAPFSDDLVVATKAGYTQTELPELRSQVEQSFERLRTDRITLYYLHRVHPQIPIEESVGVLKEFVDAGRIDHVGLSEVSVEQITRAQAVTPIAAIQNEFNLGERKWDPVIDHCEAEGMVFVSFFPLRADSGAVAEVAERHGATANQVKLAWLLSRSPNVAPIPGTRSIEHLKENLEALDLELSDEDLQALD encoded by the coding sequence ATGCTCACCGCCCATACGGTCACCCTCGGCGACCGTGAGATCAAGCGCATCGGCCTCGGCACCAACCGCCTCACCGACACCGAGGCCAACAGGTCGTTCCTGAAGGAGGCGGTCGACGCCGGACTGGGCTTCATCGACACCGCCCACATATACACGGACGGCGAGAGCGAGCAGACGATCGGGGCAGCGCTGGCGCCGTTCTCGGACGACCTCGTCGTGGCCACCAAGGCCGGCTACACGCAGACGGAGCTGCCCGAGCTGCGATCGCAGGTCGAACAGAGCTTCGAGCGGCTTCGAACCGACCGGATCACTCTCTACTACCTCCACCGCGTTCACCCGCAGATCCCGATCGAGGAATCCGTCGGGGTCCTGAAGGAGTTCGTCGACGCCGGGCGGATCGATCACGTCGGTCTCTCGGAGGTGTCGGTCGAGCAGATCACGCGGGCGCAGGCCGTGACCCCGATCGCCGCGATTCAGAACGAGTTCAACCTCGGCGAGCGCAAGTGGGACCCGGTGATCGACCACTGCGAGGCCGAGGGAATGGTCTTCGTCTCCTTCTTTCCCCTGCGCGCTGACTCCGGCGCGGTGGCGGAGGTGGCCGAGCGCCACGGGGCCACGGCCAATCAGGTCAAGCTCGCCTGGCTGCTCTCGCGCTCGCCGAACGTCGCCCCGATCCCGGGGACCCGCTCGATCGAGCACCTGAAAGAGAACCTCGAGGCGCTCGACCTCGAGCTGAGCGACGAGGACCTCCAAGCGCTCGACTAG
- a CDS encoding Ppx/GppA phosphatase family protein gives MRVAVVDIGTNSTRLLVADVADGHVSEVDRRSIVTRLGRGVDTSGQLAGEAIEEVCRTVADYVDAYESLGVERVKAIATSAVRDAANSGAFMAELRERFGLDAHILTGDEEARLVYQGATAERPPSSNTLVVDIGGGSTELVVGSGNAVGFYTSLQAGTVRHTERYLRSDPPDAGELDALAGDVRSLIDAELTGAAIATASEGIAVAGTPTSLAAIDQELDPYDPERVHGYRLPLDSIQRLCSLLASKTLEERLEVTGLHPGRAPTIVAGVVILIQVMRAFGLTEVEVSEHDILHGAALEAVRAPA, from the coding sequence ATGCGGGTGGCGGTGGTGGACATAGGCACGAACTCGACGCGGCTCCTGGTCGCGGACGTCGCCGACGGCCACGTGTCGGAGGTGGATAGGCGCTCGATCGTGACCCGGCTCGGGCGCGGCGTCGACACCTCGGGCCAGCTTGCCGGTGAGGCGATCGAGGAGGTCTGCCGCACCGTCGCCGACTACGTCGACGCCTACGAGTCGCTGGGAGTGGAGCGTGTGAAAGCGATCGCCACCAGCGCGGTGCGGGACGCCGCGAACTCTGGGGCCTTCATGGCCGAGTTGCGGGAGCGCTTCGGGCTCGACGCGCACATCCTCACCGGAGACGAGGAAGCGAGACTGGTGTATCAAGGCGCCACCGCCGAGCGGCCGCCTTCCTCCAACACGCTGGTGGTCGACATCGGCGGCGGCTCCACGGAGCTGGTGGTCGGCTCGGGGAATGCGGTCGGCTTCTACACGTCGCTTCAGGCGGGCACCGTCCGCCACACGGAGCGCTACCTGCGCAGCGACCCGCCCGACGCGGGAGAGCTCGACGCACTGGCAGGCGACGTTCGCTCGCTGATCGACGCCGAGCTGACCGGTGCGGCAATCGCGACCGCCAGCGAGGGCATCGCCGTCGCCGGCACGCCCACCTCGCTGGCGGCGATCGACCAGGAGCTCGACCCCTACGACCCCGAGCGCGTCCACGGCTACAGGCTCCCTCTCGACTCGATCCAGCGGCTGTGCTCGCTGCTCGCCTCCAAAACGCTCGAGGAGCGGCTCGAGGTCACCGGGCTGCATCCCGGCCGGGCGCCGACCATCGTCGCCGGGGTCGTGATCCTGATCCAGGTGATGCGCGCCTTCGGCCTGACGGAGGTCGAGGTCTCCGAGCACGACATCCTCCACGGCGCCGCGCTCGAGGCCGTCCGCGCCCCGGCCTGA
- a CDS encoding SDR family oxidoreductase, whose amino-acid sequence MAKEARSLQGKVVAITGGARGIGKATAKALARQGAKIALGDLDKPLAEQTAAELDTEAVGLALDVTDRDSFTRFLDQVAERLGPLDVLINNAGIMPLGPFADEDDATAQRMIDINVHGVIFGTKLAIPGMRQRGSGHIVNIASQAGKAGIPGGATYCATKHAVVGLSEAVRAELRDTGVEVSVVMPAVVDTELGSGLHETRAVKKLAPEEVADAIVKALQFPKFDVWVPASSVVFDKLLHPLPRRAREAIARFMHVDKVLAQTDPAERAAYEERAARSEPGLEPEQAGSDEGSGTESREASPVK is encoded by the coding sequence ATGGCGAAGGAAGCGCGTTCCCTTCAAGGCAAGGTAGTGGCGATCACGGGGGGCGCCCGCGGGATCGGCAAGGCGACCGCGAAGGCGCTCGCGCGCCAAGGCGCGAAGATCGCGCTCGGGGACCTGGACAAGCCGCTTGCGGAGCAGACCGCCGCGGAGCTGGACACGGAGGCCGTCGGCCTGGCGCTCGACGTCACCGACCGTGATTCCTTCACCCGCTTCCTCGATCAGGTCGCCGAGCGACTGGGACCGCTCGACGTGCTGATCAACAACGCCGGGATCATGCCGCTCGGGCCTTTCGCCGACGAGGACGACGCGACGGCGCAGCGGATGATCGACATCAACGTGCACGGCGTGATCTTCGGGACGAAGCTGGCGATCCCCGGGATGCGGCAGCGCGGCAGTGGCCACATCGTCAACATCGCTTCCCAGGCCGGCAAGGCGGGGATTCCGGGAGGGGCCACCTACTGCGCAACCAAGCACGCGGTCGTCGGCCTGAGCGAAGCCGTCCGAGCCGAGCTTCGCGACACCGGGGTCGAGGTCTCGGTGGTCATGCCCGCGGTGGTCGACACCGAGTTGGGCAGCGGACTTCACGAGACCCGCGCCGTGAAGAAGCTCGCGCCCGAGGAGGTCGCCGACGCGATCGTCAAGGCGCTCCAGTTCCCGAAGTTCGACGTCTGGGTCCCGGCCTCGAGCGTCGTCTTCGACAAGCTGCTGCATCCGCTGCCCCGGCGGGCCCGAGAGGCGATCGCCCGCTTCATGCACGTCGACAAGGTGCTGGCGCAGACCGACCCGGCGGAGCGCGCCGCCTATGAGGAGCGCGCCGCGCGATCCGAGCCTGGGCTCGAGCCTGAGCAGGCCGGTTCGGACGAGGGGTCCGGCACAGAAAGCCGTGAAGCCAGCCCGGTGAAGTAA
- a CDS encoding SDR family oxidoreductase, whose amino-acid sequence MDVAVAGGHGKVALCLLRILSERGDRALGLIRNPDQAFDLEAVGATPAGADLENLDPDAIATVISGCDAVVFAAGAGPGSGPARKRTVDYGGAVKLIDACKSAGVRRYLMVSAMGVRDPGARGPEMRPYYEAKLEADKALAASGLEYTIVRPGRLTDNPGTRLIDAAEQLDRFGEIPRDDVAATLAACLDADHTIGKSFDLIGGESAIPEALAAL is encoded by the coding sequence ATGGACGTAGCGGTGGCCGGTGGGCACGGGAAGGTCGCCCTGTGCCTGCTCCGGATTCTCTCTGAGCGTGGCGACCGCGCGCTGGGGCTGATCCGGAATCCCGACCAGGCCTTCGACCTGGAGGCTGTCGGGGCGACGCCGGCGGGCGCTGACCTCGAGAACCTCGATCCGGACGCGATCGCGACCGTCATCAGCGGCTGCGACGCGGTGGTCTTCGCCGCCGGCGCCGGGCCCGGCAGTGGCCCGGCCCGAAAGCGAACGGTCGACTATGGCGGCGCGGTGAAGCTGATCGACGCCTGCAAGTCGGCGGGCGTCCGCCGCTACCTGATGGTGAGCGCGATGGGCGTCCGCGACCCAGGGGCCCGCGGGCCTGAGATGCGCCCCTACTACGAGGCGAAGCTCGAGGCCGACAAGGCGCTCGCCGCCAGCGGCCTCGAATACACGATCGTCCGCCCGGGCCGGCTCACGGACAACCCCGGCACGCGCTTGATCGACGCGGCCGAGCAGCTCGACCGGTTCGGCGAGATCCCCCGCGACGACGTGGCCGCGACCCTGGCCGCGTGCCTGGACGCCGACCACACGATCGGGAAGTCGTTCGACCTGATCGGCGGCGAGAGCGCGA